The following coding sequences are from one Paenarthrobacter ureafaciens window:
- a CDS encoding NAD(P)/FAD-dependent oxidoreductase — MEEQYDVVVIGGGAAGLSAAVTLGRALRSVLVIDAGEPRNAPAAGVHGFLSRDGMNPKELLAVGRDEVRKYGGDVVNGAAVAARSTAEPGAGAEPGFAVELADGRRVAARRLLVATGLSDVLPDIGGIHERWGRDVLHCPYCHGWEVRDTKIGILGTGPMSIHQTLLFRQWSPNITLFLNDVLKLSDEEWEQLAARSISVVEGKVKSLVVRDDVLTGVVLESGKEFPVDAAVVAPRLEARSAVLESLGIRSVGHPSGIGHYVESSGPAGATEVPGVWVAGNISDPTGQVMASAAAGNMAGAVINADLMMAETKAATESRRLQAAGSPAAGR; from the coding sequence GTGGAAGAGCAATACGACGTCGTTGTTATCGGGGGCGGCGCGGCAGGGCTGAGCGCCGCTGTCACCTTGGGGCGGGCCCTTCGCTCCGTGCTCGTCATTGACGCGGGGGAGCCGCGAAATGCACCGGCGGCCGGAGTCCATGGATTTCTCTCGCGTGACGGCATGAATCCGAAGGAATTGTTGGCCGTTGGCCGTGATGAGGTCCGAAAATACGGCGGTGACGTGGTTAACGGGGCGGCCGTGGCGGCGCGTTCGACGGCGGAGCCCGGCGCAGGAGCGGAACCCGGCTTCGCGGTGGAGCTGGCGGATGGGCGGCGTGTGGCAGCCAGGCGCCTTCTGGTGGCCACAGGGTTGAGCGATGTGCTCCCGGACATCGGAGGCATCCATGAACGCTGGGGCCGGGATGTCCTCCATTGCCCGTACTGCCATGGCTGGGAAGTCCGGGACACCAAGATAGGCATCCTGGGCACGGGGCCGATGTCCATCCACCAGACCCTGCTGTTCCGGCAGTGGAGCCCGAACATCACACTGTTCCTCAACGACGTCCTGAAGCTTAGCGATGAAGAGTGGGAGCAGTTGGCCGCCCGCTCCATCTCGGTGGTCGAGGGAAAAGTGAAGTCCCTGGTGGTCCGGGATGATGTCCTGACCGGCGTGGTCCTCGAATCCGGCAAGGAATTTCCGGTGGATGCGGCTGTTGTTGCTCCGCGGTTGGAAGCCCGGAGCGCCGTCCTCGAATCGTTGGGCATCAGGTCAGTCGGGCATCCAAGCGGCATTGGTCACTATGTGGAGTCGAGCGGACCCGCCGGGGCAACGGAAGTCCCGGGGGTTTGGGTGGCCGGAAACATCTCGGATCCCACCGGGCAGGTCATGGCATCGGCCGCCGCAGGAAACATGGCCGGCGCCGTGATCAACGCGGACCTCATGATGGCTGAAACCAAGGCAGCAACGGAATCCCGGCGACTCCAGGCGGCAGGGTCTCCCGCAGCCGGGCGCTGA
- a CDS encoding NAD-dependent epimerase/dehydratase family protein, which produces MKIVVIGGSGHIGSFLVPRLVRAGHEVNNVSRGHRKPYVDVPEWKDVRHVAADREQEDRSGTFGDLVAGLNADVVIDLVCFTLESADGLVEKLRGATGHLLHCGSIWRYGPSRKVPIPEDADLPPIGEYGTRKDSIARMLKAETAGGGLATTSLHPGHIVGPGWQPIGPLGNLDPEVWYTLSAGHALKVPDGGTALMHHVHADDLAQAFQKAVEHRGAAAGEDFNIVAPSALSSRGFAEIAAGWFGREANLESITWDEFRASDTEGHAETSWQHLYRNHCFSIRKAESLIGYAPMYEPEEAIFESVQWLIDNEQLRVAGPLRAGK; this is translated from the coding sequence ATGAAGATCGTCGTCATAGGCGGCAGCGGGCACATCGGCAGCTTCCTCGTTCCACGGCTGGTGCGCGCCGGCCATGAGGTCAACAACGTCAGCCGCGGACACCGAAAGCCCTATGTCGACGTGCCCGAGTGGAAGGATGTGCGCCATGTGGCCGCGGACCGCGAGCAGGAGGACCGGTCAGGCACCTTCGGTGACCTGGTGGCGGGACTGAACGCCGACGTCGTCATTGACTTGGTCTGTTTCACGCTGGAGTCCGCTGATGGGCTGGTTGAAAAGCTGCGCGGTGCAACAGGTCATCTGCTGCACTGCGGTTCCATCTGGCGCTATGGTCCCAGTCGCAAAGTGCCCATTCCCGAGGATGCTGACCTGCCGCCTATCGGCGAATACGGGACCCGGAAGGACTCGATAGCACGGATGCTGAAGGCGGAGACGGCCGGCGGCGGCCTGGCAACCACTTCCCTGCACCCGGGGCACATCGTGGGTCCGGGTTGGCAACCGATCGGGCCGTTGGGGAACCTGGATCCGGAGGTTTGGTACACGCTCTCGGCCGGTCACGCCTTGAAGGTCCCCGACGGCGGCACGGCACTCATGCACCACGTCCACGCCGACGACCTTGCCCAGGCATTCCAGAAAGCCGTGGAACATCGCGGGGCAGCTGCGGGGGAGGACTTCAACATTGTTGCTCCCTCGGCCCTCAGCTCCAGAGGGTTCGCGGAAATCGCGGCTGGCTGGTTCGGCCGCGAGGCCAATCTTGAATCCATCACGTGGGACGAGTTCCGGGCATCGGACACGGAAGGGCATGCGGAAACAAGCTGGCAGCACCTGTACCGCAACCACTGTTTTTCCATCCGCAAGGCCGAGTCACTCATCGGTTATGCGCCGATGTATGAACCGGAGGAGGCCATCTTCGAGTCCGTGCAGTGGCTGATCGACAACGAACAACTGCGGGTGGCGGGACCGCTGCGGGCGGGCAAATAG
- a CDS encoding LacI family DNA-binding transcriptional regulator, whose product MPEPVNSPQTRRPTLYDVATEAGVSPSLVSLFLKDPERVSAKRRDAVHAAINHLGYRPSRAATTLASNRTKSIGLLIDDYRNLWFVDLLRGMESVLSDLGYQVTVADSRPGENRIKEATDGLLAMHVDALVIAAEPSESMLARTWVPTVVAGWRKGVPSGADLITNDDDGGGAMAAEHLLGLGHTRIGHLSGSDGASDHRRAGYRRAMETAGVEVLVAESSGTSEEDGYASACRLLDRHPDTTAIFAANDTMALGAFAALKARGLSVPHDVSVIGYDNSPLAKSRFLDLTSIDNRSDVVGASAARRLLDRLEDPELKPEQTLIGPTLVLRGTTAPARAR is encoded by the coding sequence ATGCCTGAACCCGTGAACAGTCCCCAGACCCGACGCCCCACCCTCTACGACGTCGCCACCGAAGCCGGCGTCTCGCCGTCGTTGGTTTCGCTCTTCCTCAAGGACCCTGAAAGGGTCAGTGCAAAGCGCCGCGACGCCGTCCACGCCGCCATCAACCACCTCGGCTACAGGCCCAGCCGCGCGGCCACCACCTTGGCGAGCAATCGGACCAAGAGCATCGGACTGCTCATCGACGACTACCGGAATCTCTGGTTCGTGGATCTCCTCCGCGGCATGGAGTCGGTACTTTCGGACCTCGGCTACCAAGTCACCGTGGCCGATTCGAGGCCGGGCGAGAACAGGATCAAGGAAGCGACCGACGGCCTCCTGGCCATGCACGTGGACGCGCTGGTCATTGCGGCCGAGCCCAGCGAATCGATGCTGGCACGAACCTGGGTGCCCACCGTCGTCGCGGGCTGGCGCAAGGGCGTTCCCTCCGGGGCAGACCTCATCACCAACGACGACGACGGCGGCGGCGCCATGGCCGCCGAACACCTGCTCGGGCTGGGCCACACGCGCATAGGCCACCTCTCAGGGTCCGACGGCGCCTCCGACCACCGGCGGGCCGGTTACCGCCGCGCTATGGAGACCGCCGGCGTCGAGGTCCTGGTTGCGGAATCGAGCGGAACCTCGGAAGAAGACGGCTACGCCTCCGCGTGCCGGCTGCTGGACCGCCACCCGGACACCACGGCGATCTTTGCCGCCAACGACACCATGGCGCTGGGTGCCTTCGCCGCCTTGAAGGCCCGCGGTTTATCGGTGCCGCATGACGTCTCCGTGATCGGTTATGACAACTCGCCTTTGGCCAAATCCCGCTTCCTTGATCTGACATCCATCGACAACCGGAGCGACGTGGTGGGCGCCAGCGCTGCACGAAGGCTCCTGGACCGTCTGGAGGACCCCGAACTCAAGCCGGAGCAGACCCTGATTGGGCCAACATTGGTGCTGCGCGGGACAACGGCTCCCGCGCGTGCCCGGTAA
- a CDS encoding Gfo/Idh/MocA family protein gives MAESLGVAVIGAGMAGKAHAAAYRTASALYSPVLPQVRLVSIGDVNAEFGSVAARRFGYERNDASWQAIAEADDIDVVSVVIANPLHREVVEGLLAAGKHVLCEKPLSDTLEDARAMAGAARAAEARGNLARIGFTFRRTPGIAYIRELIRNGVLGNILHFSGRYWTDYGFSPSAPMSWRYRGGPGSGALADVGSHLTYVSEFLCGDIKSISGGRLATSINKRPLPLSAVMGHDHVAVSDTFEAVENDDYAAFNAEFANGAGSFEVSRVAAGHANSLQFEVFCENGGAKFDQRRPNEIQLFLNDGSGLHNGYRQVILGPGHPYIAGGLAMDAPEVGFGQNDAFGYQARAFLEEVAGLSEAESLPRCATFDEGVRNMELLGAVTESALNNGKKITL, from the coding sequence ATGGCTGAAAGCCTCGGCGTCGCCGTCATCGGTGCAGGCATGGCCGGCAAAGCCCACGCCGCCGCGTACCGCACGGCATCCGCCCTCTACAGCCCGGTGCTGCCCCAGGTGCGGCTTGTATCGATCGGCGATGTCAACGCTGAGTTCGGTTCCGTGGCCGCCCGCCGGTTCGGGTACGAACGCAACGACGCGTCCTGGCAGGCAATCGCCGAAGCCGACGACATTGATGTGGTCAGTGTGGTCATCGCCAACCCGCTGCACCGGGAAGTGGTCGAGGGATTGTTGGCGGCGGGCAAGCACGTGCTGTGCGAGAAGCCGCTCAGCGACACCCTCGAGGATGCCCGCGCCATGGCCGGGGCCGCCCGGGCTGCCGAAGCCCGCGGTAACCTGGCCCGCATCGGGTTCACCTTCCGCCGGACACCCGGGATTGCCTACATCCGCGAACTGATCAGGAACGGCGTCCTCGGAAACATACTGCACTTCAGTGGCCGGTACTGGACCGACTATGGTTTCAGCCCCTCAGCTCCCATGAGCTGGCGATACAGAGGGGGCCCCGGCTCCGGTGCGCTGGCCGACGTCGGAAGCCACCTGACGTATGTTTCCGAGTTCCTGTGCGGCGACATTAAGTCCATCAGCGGCGGCCGCCTGGCAACGTCCATCAACAAGCGACCGCTGCCTTTGAGCGCAGTCATGGGCCATGACCATGTGGCCGTCAGCGACACTTTCGAGGCCGTGGAGAACGACGACTACGCGGCCTTCAATGCTGAGTTCGCCAATGGAGCGGGCAGTTTCGAGGTTTCCCGTGTGGCTGCCGGGCACGCCAACAGCCTCCAGTTCGAAGTGTTCTGCGAGAACGGGGGTGCGAAGTTCGACCAGCGCAGGCCCAATGAAATCCAGTTGTTCCTCAACGACGGGTCCGGCCTGCACAACGGGTACCGCCAGGTCATCCTGGGCCCGGGCCACCCGTACATTGCCGGTGGCCTGGCCATGGACGCGCCGGAGGTCGGCTTCGGCCAGAACGACGCCTTCGGTTATCAGGCCCGCGCCTTCCTGGAAGAAGTTGCCGGACTTTCCGAGGCGGAGTCGCTGCCCCGCTGTGCCACGTTCGACGAGGGCGTCCGCAACATGGAACTCCTTGGAGCCGTTACCGAATCAGCCCTGAACAACGGAAAGAAGATCACGCTATGA
- a CDS encoding flagellar assembly protein FliW yields MSTALTSWTLRFASPLPGLEDAEGFSLREIAGAEGLFALEALEPKVRMFVADASVYVPAYAPVLPAFAVEAVGLASPADGNVLVVVNPSADKTTVNLMAPILLNPSNGVCLQVILDGGEYPLRAELAN; encoded by the coding sequence ATGAGCACGGCGTTGACATCCTGGACACTGCGCTTCGCTTCGCCCTTGCCCGGACTCGAGGATGCTGAGGGTTTCTCCCTGCGGGAGATCGCCGGCGCCGAAGGTTTGTTTGCCCTCGAGGCGCTCGAACCGAAGGTACGGATGTTCGTGGCGGACGCGTCAGTGTACGTACCTGCTTACGCTCCGGTCCTTCCGGCGTTCGCGGTTGAAGCTGTTGGCCTCGCTTCGCCGGCTGACGGCAACGTGTTGGTGGTGGTGAACCCGTCCGCGGACAAGACCACCGTGAACCTCATGGCCCCGATCCTGCTAAACCCCTCCAACGGGGTGTGCCTTCAAGTGATCCTCGACGGCGGCGAGTACCCGCTGCGGGCCGAACTCGCCAACTGA
- the flgL gene encoding flagellar hook-associated protein FlgL: protein MLNRVTTQMMAASSQRSLQSAQAKLAEVQDRALTLKNINRPSDDPAGAAQAIALRGQLNAASQYGTNISDGNGWLAAADTALGQATNILNRVRDLVVQAANGTLSDSARQAIAVEIEGLGEDLLTQANTQYLGRHVFAGSSDTDSAFTNTVPPVFNGVSGSSVERRVDASRTVRVDSDGGAIFGTGAGSAFAVVGDVVADIRAGINPNGRLAAIGGRIQAVIDGRADVGMRQTRLGQAQNSLEGMKATLETQRSRVEDLDLGRAVMDLKVQETNYQVALAVTAKVLQPTLMDFLR from the coding sequence ATGCTCAATCGGGTTACTACGCAGATGATGGCTGCCTCTTCGCAGCGAAGCCTGCAGTCCGCGCAAGCGAAGTTGGCTGAGGTGCAGGACAGGGCGCTCACGCTGAAAAACATCAACCGCCCTTCGGATGATCCCGCCGGTGCAGCCCAAGCCATTGCCCTGCGGGGCCAGCTGAATGCAGCAAGCCAGTACGGCACCAACATCAGCGACGGCAACGGCTGGCTCGCTGCGGCCGACACTGCGTTGGGACAGGCGACGAACATCCTCAACAGGGTGCGCGACCTCGTTGTCCAAGCAGCCAACGGCACACTCAGCGATTCCGCCAGGCAGGCGATCGCCGTCGAAATCGAGGGCTTGGGCGAGGACCTCCTGACGCAGGCCAATACGCAGTACCTTGGCCGTCATGTCTTCGCGGGCAGCTCGGACACTGACAGCGCCTTCACCAACACTGTTCCCCCGGTGTTCAACGGGGTGTCCGGCAGTTCGGTGGAACGCCGCGTTGACGCCTCGCGGACCGTGCGCGTTGATTCCGACGGCGGTGCAATCTTCGGCACGGGCGCCGGCTCGGCCTTCGCGGTGGTGGGTGACGTCGTCGCGGACATCCGTGCCGGCATCAACCCCAATGGCCGCCTGGCAGCCATCGGCGGGCGCATCCAGGCCGTCATCGACGGAAGGGCCGACGTCGGGATGCGCCAGACACGCCTGGGTCAGGCCCAAAACTCCTTGGAAGGGATGAAAGCTACTCTGGAAACGCAGAGGTCCCGGGTGGAAGACCTGGATTTGGGAAGGGCCGTTATGGACTTGAAGGTGCAGGAAACCAACTATCAGGTTGCCCTCGCGGTGACCGCCAAAGTGCTGCAACCGACGCTCATGGATTTCCTGCGATGA
- the flgK gene encoding flagellar hook-associated protein FlgK: MSTFGGLNTAYRGLTAAQQAINLAGQNIANSATPGYTRQRIEQSAIGAPGRTGVHPGDAQAGQGVSVDGIARLGNTFLDAGVRNTAAASGYATVRSTEMQRLEDSLQEPGEHGISTALHSFWASWQGVANHPGESAPASVLLEAAATLSETVSAGYGALDAQWSRVRGEAAASVNELNAAAGRVANLNAQIRSTLAAGGSANELIDARSQITESIASLSGGSVRVNADGTADVFIGGNALVSGTSVRPLTLAGPTSLSTAATPVQLEWADRPGTAVNLDGGELAGAVSLLAPANGSGTGGVIAQTADAYNAFTTQLMSDVNAIHRTGQSSNGATGLDFFTSTPGLPAAMSIRIVPTNAAGIATGAVGSGALDGSVADRLSQIGSAESSPDVFWSGVVSAIGMASRAAQQHSQLADAAGASAVVHRNSGSGVSLDEENISLLAGQHAYQAAARVMTAIDEALDVLINRTGLVGR; the protein is encoded by the coding sequence GTGAGCACATTCGGCGGACTCAACACGGCCTACCGTGGCCTCACCGCGGCCCAGCAGGCCATCAACCTGGCAGGCCAAAACATCGCCAACTCCGCTACGCCGGGCTACACGCGGCAGCGGATCGAGCAGTCGGCCATCGGAGCGCCGGGCCGGACCGGCGTGCACCCGGGTGACGCTCAGGCGGGCCAAGGCGTTTCCGTGGATGGCATTGCGCGGTTGGGCAACACCTTCCTCGACGCCGGCGTCCGGAACACGGCCGCTGCTTCCGGGTACGCCACGGTCCGATCGACGGAAATGCAGCGCCTTGAGGACTCACTCCAAGAGCCCGGTGAGCACGGGATTTCGACGGCGTTGCACAGCTTTTGGGCTTCCTGGCAGGGAGTTGCCAACCACCCTGGCGAGTCCGCTCCGGCGTCGGTCCTGCTGGAAGCCGCAGCCACGCTGTCGGAGACAGTATCGGCAGGCTACGGGGCGTTGGATGCCCAGTGGAGCAGGGTGCGCGGCGAAGCCGCCGCCTCCGTCAACGAGCTCAACGCCGCTGCCGGCCGCGTAGCGAACCTCAACGCGCAGATCCGTTCAACACTCGCCGCCGGAGGCTCCGCGAACGAACTCATTGATGCCCGGAGCCAGATCACGGAATCCATCGCTTCCTTGTCCGGCGGCAGTGTCCGCGTGAACGCCGATGGAACTGCGGACGTTTTCATCGGCGGCAACGCCCTGGTCTCAGGAACCTCCGTCCGCCCGCTCACCCTTGCCGGCCCAACGAGCCTCAGTACCGCAGCTACGCCGGTGCAGCTTGAGTGGGCCGACAGGCCCGGTACTGCGGTGAACCTCGACGGCGGCGAACTCGCCGGGGCGGTGTCGCTGCTGGCTCCGGCCAATGGGAGTGGGACGGGCGGCGTGATCGCACAAACCGCTGACGCCTACAACGCTTTCACCACGCAGCTCATGAGCGACGTCAACGCGATCCACCGGACCGGGCAGTCCAGCAACGGCGCAACTGGCCTGGACTTTTTCACCAGCACGCCGGGCCTCCCCGCCGCAATGTCGATCCGTATTGTTCCTACGAATGCCGCCGGCATCGCCACGGGAGCCGTCGGATCCGGCGCGCTGGACGGGAGCGTGGCGGACAGACTCTCCCAAATCGGTTCCGCTGAATCGTCACCCGACGTTTTCTGGAGCGGGGTCGTCTCGGCGATCGGAATGGCTTCCCGGGCAGCCCAACAGCATTCGCAACTGGCCGACGCAGCGGGCGCATCCGCCGTCGTACACCGGAACTCCGGTTCAGGAGTGAGCCTCGACGAGGAGAACATCAGTCTCCTTGCAGGGCAGCACGCGTACCAGGCCGCTGCGCGGGTCATGACGGCAATCGATGAAGCCTTGGATGTCCTGATCAACCGCACCGGACTTGTAGGAAGGTAA